One genomic window of bacterium includes the following:
- a CDS encoding aspartate aminotransferase family protein, translating into MAIGGKTQTSSIGPGTTDTSRQLYEAAREYSPQGAHGEGKYYPPYPHFWRRALGSRLWDVDGNEYIDYWCAAGPAILGHNHPGVREAVKRTLDETGVLFCGPHPDELQLAKLLRKHIPTADMSGYGCGGSDAIVYALRAARAHTGRTKLLRFEGSYHGWYDGVLFSIAPKPGQVTEGEYAPISESSGLPPEAAQHVVVAPYNDADMLEQLVIRHKNELAAIIVEPISHTMGVVEPVSGFLERARQLCDRYGIVLVFDEIITGFRHSLGGAQKLSGVFPDISAFGKAMSNGFPISAVCGRNHVMGELTPQGRAYFSGTFNGNPLCVAAAIATVSELENGKIHERLFRLGKTTADGINKAARELNVRAHCVQFGSVWTVFFTDRPIRNYRDILKYHNADASHAFVRYMWNKGFYSKPKTVSRWYLNGAHTEDDVDRTIAAVKGFLAEHSASLR; encoded by the coding sequence GTGGCTATCGGTGGGAAAACGCAGACGTCGTCCATCGGCCCCGGTACGACTGATACCTCGCGGCAACTATACGAGGCGGCACGAGAGTACAGCCCACAGGGGGCCCACGGTGAGGGCAAGTACTATCCGCCGTACCCTCACTTCTGGCGGCGGGCGCTTGGCTCTCGGCTGTGGGACGTTGATGGAAACGAGTACATCGACTATTGGTGCGCCGCCGGTCCGGCGATTCTTGGCCATAATCATCCGGGTGTCCGCGAGGCGGTCAAGCGCACGCTTGACGAGACCGGGGTGTTGTTCTGCGGCCCGCATCCCGATGAGCTGCAGCTGGCGAAGCTACTGCGAAAGCACATTCCCACCGCCGACATGAGCGGTTATGGATGCGGCGGAAGCGACGCGATCGTGTATGCGTTACGCGCTGCCAGGGCGCATACTGGCCGGACAAAACTGTTGAGGTTCGAAGGATCCTATCACGGCTGGTACGATGGCGTATTGTTCAGCATCGCGCCCAAACCCGGCCAGGTGACGGAGGGCGAGTACGCACCGATTTCGGAGTCCTCGGGCCTGCCGCCGGAAGCGGCTCAGCACGTCGTCGTCGCGCCCTATAACGATGCCGATATGCTCGAGCAGCTGGTCATTCGTCACAAGAACGAGCTCGCGGCCATTATCGTCGAGCCGATCTCGCATACGATGGGCGTTGTGGAGCCGGTCTCCGGCTTTCTGGAGCGGGCGCGGCAGCTGTGCGACCGGTACGGTATCGTGTTGGTCTTTGACGAGATTATCACAGGGTTTCGACACAGCCTGGGCGGGGCGCAGAAGCTCAGCGGTGTCTTCCCCGATATCAGCGCGTTTGGGAAGGCCATGTCGAACGGCTTTCCGATTTCTGCCGTGTGCGGCAGAAATCATGTGATGGGCGAACTGACCCCGCAAGGGCGCGCGTATTTCTCCGGCACCTTCAACGGCAATCCGCTGTGTGTGGCCGCGGCGATCGCCACGGTTTCGGAACTGGAAAACGGGAAGATCCACGAGCGGCTCTTCCGGCTCGGCAAGACCACAGCCGATGGAATCAATAAGGCGGCGCGCGAGTTGAACGTGCGCGCGCACTGCGTCCAATTCGGATCGGTCTGGACGGTGTTCTTCACAGACCGGCCGATCCGCAACTATCGCGATATTCTCAAGTATCACAACGCAGATGCGAGCCACGCATTTGTGCGATACATGTGGAACAAAGGGTTTTATTCGAAGCCGAAGACGGTCAGCCGCTGGTATTTGAACGGTGCGCACACGGAGGACGACGTCGACCGGACCATCGCTGCGGTGAAGGGCTTTCTCGCCGAGCACAGCGCATCGTTGCGGTAG
- a CDS encoding ABC transporter permease yields MYVLPSAILIAFWDAAARVYGHPQLFPPPLSTFRTFVAAVRDGSLWANSVASMVRIMAGFSIGSVFGVLIGLLMGMLPAVRYVLTPYIDFLRFVSALAWITAFMVWFGVGETSKVLLLIYATTFGIAVNVAEGVSAIPTVKLRAAECFGINRRQMFVWVVLPACVPFIVAGMRLALQNSFTTIIAAEMLAANRGLGFLIMSSRIFLQTDRTYVAIVALGVLGFLTDFLLMRAARGFAGRYQLGD; encoded by the coding sequence GTGTATGTGCTGCCGTCCGCGATATTGATTGCGTTCTGGGATGCCGCCGCGCGAGTGTACGGACATCCGCAGCTCTTCCCGCCCCCGCTCAGCACGTTCCGGACCTTTGTCGCAGCCGTCCGGGACGGAAGTTTGTGGGCAAACAGCGTCGCCAGCATGGTCCGGATCATGGCGGGATTCAGCATCGGCAGCGTGTTTGGAGTGCTTATCGGACTCTTAATGGGCATGCTTCCGGCAGTCCGGTATGTGCTCACCCCGTACATTGATTTCCTGCGGTTTGTCTCCGCGCTCGCGTGGATTACGGCATTCATGGTGTGGTTCGGCGTCGGGGAAACGAGCAAAGTCTTGCTGCTGATATATGCCACAACCTTTGGCATCGCGGTGAACGTGGCTGAGGGCGTGAGCGCAATCCCGACCGTGAAGCTGCGCGCGGCGGAATGCTTTGGCATTAATCGCCGGCAGATGTTCGTCTGGGTCGTGCTGCCCGCGTGCGTGCCGTTTATTGTGGCGGGCATGCGCCTCGCCCTGCAAAACTCTTTCACCACCATCATCGCGGCCGAAATGCTGGCCGCGAATCGCGGCCTGGGCTTCCTGATCATGTCCTCGCGGATCTTCCTGCAGACCGATAGAACCTATGTGGCCATCGTTGCACTCGGTGTCCTCGGGTTCCTGACCGACTTCCTGCTCATGCGAGCCGCCCGCGGGTTCGCCGGCCGGTATCAGCTGGGCGACTGA
- a CDS encoding ABC transporter permease — MSQMPSVHISDGHAAVGDRPGAEAQPLGERCLTPPALAVTSILAGLLVWELVARAFFQPFTLPAPSAVAAKAFELLRTGNLLGHIATSYTRIFIGFVIGSAVGGLLGIAMGTVSHIRRLLEPLVNFFRFIPPIAWIGPVLIWFGIGEASKILLIVYTTSFMVLLNALAGISSIPRNQLRAAECFGASTFQVFCLIMLPAAVRYLLTGMRIGLMNSFATIITAEMLAAQSGLGYLILVSFNYTAVDTIFVSIATLGVLGLVTSQVFDRFSRLIAWRYYLEA; from the coding sequence ATGAGCCAGATGCCGAGCGTCCACATCTCGGATGGCCACGCGGCGGTGGGGGACCGGCCGGGCGCCGAAGCGCAACCGCTCGGCGAGCGCTGCCTCACGCCGCCGGCGTTGGCAGTGACCTCGATTCTCGCGGGGCTCCTTGTCTGGGAACTGGTTGCCCGGGCATTTTTTCAGCCGTTCACGCTTCCCGCTCCCTCCGCGGTGGCGGCCAAGGCGTTCGAACTGTTGAGGACCGGCAACCTGTTGGGCCATATCGCTACCAGCTATACGCGAATTTTCATCGGCTTTGTGATCGGAAGTGCCGTGGGGGGTTTGCTTGGCATCGCCATGGGCACAGTGTCTCATATTCGCCGGTTGCTCGAGCCGCTGGTGAATTTTTTTCGCTTCATCCCGCCCATTGCGTGGATAGGACCGGTCCTCATATGGTTCGGCATCGGGGAGGCCAGCAAGATCTTGCTGATCGTCTACACGACCAGCTTCATGGTGCTGCTGAATGCGCTCGCCGGCATCTCGTCCATCCCCCGGAATCAATTGCGGGCCGCTGAGTGCTTTGGCGCCAGCACGTTTCAAGTGTTTTGCTTGATCATGCTGCCTGCCGCGGTGAGGTATCTGCTGACCGGGATGCGCATTGGGCTGATGAATTCGTTCGCGACCATTATTACGGCGGAAATGCTCGCGGCGCAAAGCGGACTCGGCTATCTGATTCTTGTGAGCTTCAATTACACGGCGGTGGACACGATCTTCGTCAGCATTGCGACGCTTGGAGTGCTCGGGCTCGTGACCAGCCAGGTGTTCGACAGGTTCTCACGGTTGATTGCCTGGCGATACTACCTTGAGGCGTGA